A single genomic interval of Carettochelys insculpta isolate YL-2023 chromosome 28, ASM3395843v1, whole genome shotgun sequence harbors:
- the SLC35B1 gene encoding solute carrier family 35 member B1 — protein MRPPAPPQLLLPVPLRDVRLEVLPALSGPSAAAMGASAGGALVPERLRLPVCFLGVFACYFYYGILQESITRGKYGEGAKQEKFKYALTLVFIQCVISAIFARLVIKLFDGARVDRTQNWLYAACSLSYLGAMVSSNSALQFVNYPTQVLGKSCKPIPVMLLGVTVLRKKYPLAKYLCVLLIVTGVALFMYKPKKGSDSADDHIFGYGELLLLLSLTLDGLTGVSQDHMRAHYQTGSNHMMLNVNLWSTLFLGAGIFFTGEIWEFLSFAERYPSILYNILLFGLTSTLGQSFIFMTVVYFGPLTCSIITTTRKFFTILASVILFANPITMVQWVGTVLVFMGLGLDAKFGKGSKKTPH, from the exons ATGAGGCCCCCTGCGCCGCCGCAGCTGCTCCTGCCGGTTCCTCTCCGCGATGTGCGCCTGGAGGTGCTGCCTGCCCTGAGCGGGCCCAGCGCCGCGGCCATGGGGGCGAGCGCGGGCGGGGCCCTGGTGCCCGAGCGGCTCCGCCTGCCCGTCTGTTTCCTGGGCGTCTTCGCGTGCTACTTCTACTACGGCATCCTGCAGGAGAGCAT AACTAGAGGTAAATACGGAGAAGGTGCAAAGCAGGAAAAATTCAAATATGCTTTGACCTTGGTTTTCATTCAATGTGTGATCAGTGCCATCTTTGCCAGATTAG TGATCAAGCTTTTTGATGGTGCCAGGGTGGATCGGACCCAGAACTGGCTGTATGCAGCTTGCTCACTCTCCTATCTGGGTGCTATGGTTTCCAGCAACTCAGCTCTACAGTTCGTCAACTATCCAACTCAG GTCCTTGGGAAGTCCTGTAAGCCCATTCCAG TCATGCTCTTAGGGGTGACTGTGCTCAGGAAGAAGTATCCACTAGCGAAATACCTGTGTGTGCTGCTGATAGTCACAGGTGTGGCCCTGTTCATGTACAAACCTAAAAAGGGAAGTGACAGTGCTGATGACCACATCTTTGGATATGGAGAACTCCTCCTG CTGCTGTCACTAACACTGGATGGACTGACAGGAGTGTCTCAGGACCATATGAGAGCTCATTATCAAACCGGTTCTAATCACATGATGCTAAATGTTAATCTGTGGTCCACCTTGTTCCTGGGGGCTG GTATCTTCTTCACAGGGGAGATCTGGGAATTCCTGAGTTTTGCTGAACGCTACCCCAGTATCCTCTACAACATCCTGCTGTTCGGCTTGACAAGTACACTAGGCCAA AGCTTCATCTTCATGACTGTGGTATACTTTGGACCCTTGACTTGTTCAATCATCACAACAACACGCAAATTCTTCACCATTTTAGCATCTGTCATTTTATTTGCCAACCCAATCACCATGGTGCAGTGGGTGGGGACTGTCCTGGTGTTCATGG GTCTTGGACTTGATGCAAAATTTGGAAAGGGATCAAAGAAGACACCACATTAG